The following proteins are encoded in a genomic region of Flammeovirga pectinis:
- a CDS encoding alpha/beta hydrolase, whose protein sequence is MSSTTLFNPAKNKKSKHPIILVHGALFNAEAWKGNFYEYFSEIGYDTYAISLSGHGENGNKVLLNLYGLEIYTNDVINLITSLEEKPIVIGHSMGGIVTQLVAQRVSLQAAVLLAAVPPYGILNSMTSSFFSNPISWGKFAASTLFPFWKFINTEAPEGIYTTPPSREVQMHVGRNIQRESIRAMLEMCLKDFAIKPEKVNFPMYHIGFRDDKIIFPEDVEKTAALYNHESKIFENMAHAFMFEPTWENVAKHVEEWLNNQ, encoded by the coding sequence ATGTCATCAACCACATTATTTAACCCTGCCAAAAATAAAAAATCTAAGCACCCTATTATCCTAGTACACGGGGCTTTGTTTAATGCAGAAGCTTGGAAAGGTAATTTCTATGAGTATTTCTCAGAAATTGGATACGATACTTATGCTATAAGTTTAAGCGGACATGGAGAAAATGGAAATAAAGTTTTACTTAATCTCTATGGCTTAGAAATTTACACTAATGATGTAATTAACCTTATTACCTCCTTAGAAGAAAAACCTATTGTAATTGGGCATTCTATGGGTGGTATTGTTACGCAACTTGTAGCACAAAGAGTTTCTTTACAAGCTGCAGTTTTGTTGGCAGCAGTTCCTCCTTATGGAATATTAAACTCTATGACATCCTCATTTTTTTCTAACCCAATTAGTTGGGGGAAATTTGCTGCATCTACGTTATTCCCTTTTTGGAAATTTATTAATACAGAAGCACCTGAAGGTATTTATACTACCCCTCCTAGTAGAGAAGTTCAGATGCATGTGGGTAGAAATATTCAAAGAGAATCCATTCGTGCAATGTTAGAAATGTGCTTAAAAGACTTTGCTATTAAACCAGAGAAAGTCAACTTCCCAATGTATCATATTGGTTTTAGAGATGATAAAATTATCTTCCCAGAAGATGTAGAAAAAACAGCTGCCTTATATAATCACGAGTCTAAAATTTTCGAGAATATGGCACATGCCTTTATGTTTGAGCCTACTTGGGAAAATGTAGCAAAACATGTTGAAGAGTGGCTAAACAACCAATAA
- a CDS encoding amidohydrolase family protein produces MKNIKLIIALIGVLGLSIKVMAQVPSPAKSQTKGIILKGALLHDGKGKVIKDGVIAFKDGVITYVGTDFSDASYEVIDTDGQEIYPGLILPTSELGLVEIEAVSASNDNYETGRINPEVRSVIAFNTDSHVIPTVRSNGILVEQVMPKGGIFSGRSSIVQLDAWNWEDAIVQENDGQHLHWPNKYYAPGWTSPEKGLQISKTYQKYVKVIEHTLMDAEAYSKATDIKLPDFPMEAMKELFSGKEKLFIHVDEAKSIVSAVKMAQKYNIQNIVVVGGADAWLITDFLKENNIPVLLTDVHSLPEREQEAYDLPYKRAALLQEAGILVGLTHSSASNSRNLPFYAGTAAAFGVEKEEALKMITSNTAKILGIEEKYGSLEVGKSATLVISKGDLLDMRTSKVTIAFIDGRAIDLNNKHSMLYQKFKDKYEN; encoded by the coding sequence ATGAAAAATATAAAATTAATTATTGCACTGATTGGGGTTCTTGGCTTATCCATAAAAGTTATGGCTCAAGTTCCTTCTCCTGCTAAAAGTCAAACAAAAGGTATAATTCTGAAAGGAGCTTTACTTCACGATGGTAAAGGCAAAGTGATTAAAGATGGAGTAATCGCTTTTAAAGATGGCGTAATTACCTATGTTGGGACAGACTTTTCTGATGCATCTTATGAAGTAATTGATACTGATGGACAAGAAATATATCCTGGTTTAATTTTACCTACTTCGGAACTCGGTCTTGTTGAAATTGAAGCAGTAAGTGCATCAAACGACAACTATGAAACAGGAAGAATAAACCCAGAAGTACGTTCTGTAATTGCTTTCAATACAGATTCTCATGTTATTCCTACTGTTAGAAGTAACGGTATTCTAGTAGAACAAGTAATGCCAAAAGGAGGGATATTCTCTGGTAGATCTTCTATTGTACAACTAGATGCTTGGAACTGGGAAGATGCTATTGTACAAGAAAATGATGGACAACACTTGCATTGGCCTAATAAATATTATGCACCAGGTTGGACTAGCCCTGAAAAAGGATTGCAAATATCTAAAACATATCAAAAATATGTAAAGGTAATCGAGCATACTTTAATGGATGCAGAAGCATACAGTAAGGCAACTGATATCAAACTTCCAGACTTCCCTATGGAGGCAATGAAAGAATTATTTTCTGGTAAAGAGAAACTATTTATTCATGTAGATGAGGCAAAAAGCATTGTATCTGCAGTAAAAATGGCTCAAAAATACAACATCCAAAATATAGTCGTTGTTGGTGGTGCAGACGCTTGGTTAATCACAGATTTCTTAAAGGAGAATAACATTCCTGTTTTACTTACAGACGTACATTCATTACCAGAAAGAGAACAAGAAGCCTACGACTTACCTTATAAAAGAGCAGCATTATTACAAGAGGCTGGTATCTTAGTAGGGTTAACACATTCTAGTGCTTCAAATTCTAGAAACCTACCTTTTTATGCGGGAACTGCTGCTGCTTTTGGTGTAGAAAAAGAAGAAGCTTTAAAAATGATTACATCTAATACTGCTAAAATTTTAGGAATTGAAGAGAAATACGGAAGTTTAGAAGTAGGTAAATCTGCTACACTTGTTATAAGTAAAGGTGATTTACTTGATATGCGTACAAGTAAAGTAACTATTGCTTTTATAGATGGTAGAGCAATTGATTTAAACAATAAACACTCTATGTTGTATCAAAAATTTAAAGATAAATACGAGAATTAA